The following nucleotide sequence is from Amblyraja radiata isolate CabotCenter1 chromosome 22, sAmbRad1.1.pri, whole genome shotgun sequence.
GCATCCCAACAAAGTTTAAGTGCTGAATGCCCAAATTATTGCCCGGACTTGCTTTCGAAAGATTCAACCAAATAAGTAAAAATAGTAGATACACCATGAAAATATTATTATTGAGGCATTATCCTTGATTAATCTTCACAATCAAGAGACTGGCACAAATTTAGGCACTTACATATTTTATACTGCAATGGTCTGGACACAAATTCAGTCTGTCTTGTAGTCATTTGGAAAAGGCTGAAACCTGTCATTGATAACATAACAGAAACATTCCCAAATCTTTTGGAACAATTAAAGTAAAGAGAAGTGATATTAAGAGAGTCCCAGGAATTATTATCCAGTAAGCTGAGCCTCCCTGCATAAGGATACGGTAACTCAGCTTTTTCTTTGTTTTAGCATCCCCATGTACATCTCAAGCGATTTCTGAATAGAATCTTTGCTGATAAAATTGACAAAATTTTGTATATCTGATTCGCGTTGAGTCAAAAGCCGATCGAGTGCTGGCTTCCGCATCATGGCCTTAGTGATCTGTCGAGCGTGATCTGCAAGGTAAACCATTCGAAAAGGTAACGGATCTGTGAAGAAACTGAAGGACAAAATCTGACTCCAAATAATTTGTTCATTTAAATAACATTGGGACACAGGAATAAAAAGCACATTCAAGCTAATAAAGTAATGTCTTACATTAAGACTTGCCAATCAAGCTATGTGTAATTCACTAAATTCACCTAATCTTGCCCGGTCCACCAGGAGTACTGAGCTCcgtaccatcgaagggatctacaggaggtgcttCCTCAAGTATGGCAGCTAATTATACTGTCCCTAACtggtatagacaataggtacaggagtaggccattcggcccttcaagccagcactgtcattcaatgtgatcatggctgatcatagcaCATGGCATTCTGGGCACAGGTTATTACAGCCCAGTGCAGTTATTAATTTTGGCTTGCAAAATGAGTTTTGCACATAAAGAACATAGAAGCTGAATTATAAAAGCACCACGGACATTTAAAGGCTTCCTCAATGTGAAAAGATCACAAAATTCAGAGATAAAATAACAAATTGTTTGCTTTTCCAACTGAGAAAGTCACGTTATCATTTCTAACAACACCGAGCACATTTTCAGCAAACTTTCTTGCGCACGCATTGTTCTTTAATTTTGTGCAGGAATAAAATAAGATCTTCCTGAAAAACAAAAATCATCGGAACTATTTTATGATTTATAAAGTCAGACCAGTTTTACCTGGAATAGTCAACCATTCTGACATGGTGCTTAAAGCAGTTGGCATAACTTTATCCTGTGGTACGAGGTGATCGACAAGTCCGATTCTCAAAGCCTCTGGGGCAGGGTACAAGAGGCCAAGTTGGAGGGAAAGCTCGGCTGCCCGCGTCCCTATGGTGTTTGTTATTGTGTCCTTGAACCTTTGCCAATGACATGGAGAAAGAGCCACATTAACCAAAATCCATTCGCTATTTAATAAATGGCACATAAACAAACTGATGAGGCAGTcagacggtcaggcagcatctgtggaggcaaaggggactcgacatttcgggtcaaggccctgcatcaggactgagagcagggaggggagagagtgtaaAGAGGTAAGGGCAAGGGGGAGGCAGGAGCTGGCTGGCGTCAACTGGAACcaggtgagggagagagtgatggACAGATGGAGCCAGGCAGGTAGATGGGAGACCGTAGCTGCTGGGTAGAGACAGGTAGATGTGTAAAGTTCAGCGGAGGGCTACGTGACAACATACCAGAACGGTGCAACAATCCCCAGCTTCGTCTCGTTCAGGCCGATTTGATACTTTGGGCGATCTGCCATGATTCGGTAGTCACATGACATAGCCATGAGACATCCCCCAGCTGGGCTGGCTCCCTGCAATTCACAACAGACACGGCAGCTTCACACCTTACTACAGTTACTACAACAGCAGCACAGCCAAACTAATGTTACTTTTTAATTACAATCGTTGCTTTTAATAAAGGTCTGTCATACAACACAGCTATgagcagagacagagagcgaCAGAATGCCATGCCTTCGCTGTTAGTTTGGACTCAAGGTGTATTTGCGTTCCAATTAGAACCACAAGTACAAAAATCTAGGTTTGAAgaacaagatgctggagaaactgaaagggtcaggcagcatcagtggtcaCCCCAGTTTTACCTCATCATCCCCCTCTGCAGTTTTGCGACTTTCTTTTGTCACCTTTTCAGTTCTTACAGTGGGTGTCCCAACTGAAATGTTCTCTCTGCTTCtctcactctccacagatgcagcctgacctgctgagtgtgtccaccattttctgtttttgttttatccTTCTGCACTTTTTAGTCCCATCCAAAGTATCCGTAATGTACACATTGGGTGCTTATCCATTCAAATAAGGTCCAAAATCTGTTTGACTTTGCAAATAAATGATGATAGTGAGGTGCCTAAATGAACGTGGATCTGTCAATCTTCATGTTTCAGTTTCATTGCCCCTTCCTTGAAAAATGTGAGGATAAGTAACAACTTAAACAAATGATTTGTAAATTACAAATCATTAAATctgtcacaggcaatgatggcccaGTTTTACActaccatcatagagtctgtcctcaccttctccatcatggtctggtttggctcagccatcaagcacgacacccggaggctgcagtgcATCGTACGATCAGCAGatcattattggctgcaacctcccccccattgatgaactgtacactgcaagggccgggaagcgagcgggcaagatcatctctgacccatctcaccctggccacaaactctttgaatcacttccctctgggaggcgactccggattgtcaaggctgccacagccagacataaaaacagctttttttcccatgaGCAgtaagctctactcaacagccaaaagtctgtagcctccttttgctctggtattttattttattcttcacatatttagattataatgttttatttttaattgtctactgtatattgtattgttatccttgcgagcaaagcaccaaggcaaattccttgtatgtatgcatacttggctaataaaatgtattcaattcaattcaattgaaagACGGCTGTGCCACTTACATTGATGGCAGCGATGGTCACTAGGCTGGATCCGTAGAGTTTCAACCACatctcctgcactgatctccagaACTCCCCCGTATGTTCTGGGGACTTCCCATACATCTCGGTGATATCCAAACCAGCAGAAAATATGTTGGGAATAGACTAAAATTAAAGCacaattccattttagctttCCGAAATATGGACCAGTTCAAGCACACGGGAAGATTATTAGGATCAATTTGTGCGATTTCATTTGAAGATTCAATTACTCATTTTACACATTGGTGCCACATCATTAATTCAAAATAGCAGTAATCTCATTACCATGTGAATATGTGCCTATCAGAATTATAGAGACAtacggcaaggaaacaggccttttggcccaacttgtccatgccgagcaAGATGCCTCATGggcaggtgtagatggggcatcttggcagcatcagcaagttgggtcgaagggtctgtttccatactgtaactCTACAATTCTGCCTATGAgctagtgccacctgcccgcatttggcccaaatccctctaaacctttcctatccatgtacctgctaaatgtcttataaatgttgttataataacctgcctcaaccacctctggcattccacatgcccactgccttctgtgtggaaaaagttgcccttccagttcctattaaatctttctcctttcaccttaaacctacatcatcTGGTTCTTAATTATCCTATTCTTATACCAGAAGACAGccatctcgatccaaaacatcacatatccatgctctccagagatgcagcctgactcactgtattactccagcactttgtacctatccatgctctccagagatgctgccagacccactgagtccagcacttggtgtccttttttgtagacctgcatgtgcagttccttgtttctacatctgctTTACACATGTTGGTGTGACGTGAAATGCACAAAACAGAATGATACAAAAGATAGGTTCAATCATAGCAATTAAATGGGAATTAGATATTTCCTAGATGAATAGATATAGGAAAAATATGCACGGGAGTCTGATTAATCTGGTAGCTACTAATGAGTCTTCATAGTCATGAGGGGTCAAATGGTATATCATTCCATGATTCAGTGAAGCAGAGTTATTCATCATACGTACAGACGTGAGAATCACTCCACGACATTCCCGATCCATCTCCAGCTTTTCCATGCTAATTGCAAACTCCGTGAGAAATTCCAGGCTGAGACTGTTAACAGGAGGCTTCTGCATTTTAATCACAGCCACTCCTGAAAAAAAGTTATAAGCGTTAAACTATTTTCtacacaaggacacaaagtgctggagtaactcaacagatcaagtAGCTcccctggtgaacatggataggtgaagtttcaggtcaagaccctccttcagaacgtcacctgtccatgttctccagagatgctgcctgaccctctgagttactccagcactctgtgacatgtcacctatccatattctccacagatgctgcctgacccgctgagttactccagcactctgtgacatgtcacctatccatattctccacagatgctgcctgacccgctgagttactccaacactctaccCTTTTGTCTATTAACTTGCATCAGCAGGTCCTTTGTTTCTACAAAgtgtttgtgttgttcttttacgCAACAAAAAGTTAGCCAGATATGTCCAAGTTGACAGAAAACTCCTTATTCAATTAGCAAACGGATTAATCCTCAGCCCACTGATACTTACCATTCTCAGACAGCGTAAGGCATGGTTGTGGACAGCAATTTCTATAAATGACATCAAATGACTGAGTCTGTCTCAGTCCAAACCTGGCCATTCAATTACAACAAAAATTAAACTAACCCAGAAGTTCAATTAACAGATTAGTTGTTCTGTTTGCAGGCTTTTTCCGTTCTAAAATTGGGGTCACATTTGCTACCTTGCTATCACAGTGACAATTCTAAAATTTATAGACTCTTGAAAGATGTCTCCCTGAGGATCCACTATCTCTAAAGTTAACCAGGTTAACTTTAGAGACCTTAACATCAGGTCTTTGGGACTCGAGTTCCAAGCTCAATCACTTCTCTCGTACTATTTTGTCACGAACAGTAAAGACCTGTAGTTTATCATTCTCGTTCGACACTAGTTTCTCCATTTTATTCAGCAATTTTCTGTGTCTTCTTCTATGGATCAAACACATGGTAATTGTTTAATTCCTGCACCATTTTTTACTTTCCATTTATAAATtcttctgtctctgtctccaaaGTGCCCACATTGGCCCTTGCTTCATCTGCAAAAGATTACAGAGCAAGATTCTTGTTAAATTACCTGTGTTGGTGTCCAGTTCGACAGCCATGTTCTTATTTGTGAACGCCCTCCTCTGGCTTGATGACTTGCATGGTAATTGACACAAAATCCTTCCGTGCTTATGTAGTAATTTTGTAATGCCATAAAGTGAAGTACGTcctaaaacacaaaaaaaaaataaccGGTATAGTATTGAATGGACATCTAACCCATCGGTATCACTTCCACtgaaagcctgaagaagggtcccaaaccaaaacctctcttgtccattccctccacagatgctgcctgaccctctgagttcctcccgcactctGTTTTGATCAACATCGTGCTGAATTATATGCCTCTATTACCTGAACGCCAGCTCAGTTCTGTCCAGTCAGttcagtttactgtcatgtgtaccgaggctcagtgaaaagctttagttgcgtgctaaccagtcagtagaaaggcaatacatgattacaatcgaaccatttacagtgtaagaaATGTTGCTTCAGGAGTAGAGATttcagagtgtggagcgattgtaatacttgtttgtagatctgcttccatggctagcacgcaaatagtcgcctgggttgggcgccatctggGGAACCAGGAGCCCACCTGAAAGACTATTGCACTGTCCATCTCCTTTAAATGGTTTTAGCCACTCTGCTGCACATTAAATGGCTTAGTCTATATTAGACAGCTCAAATACAAAAGTTGGCGGTTTTGTGGAATACTAGATCCAAATGTAATCAATTTCTACAAATAAGATTGCAGAGCACTGCGAAAAGAAGGCAAGTCAGTGAATAGACCGGATAATCCTCCTCCCGCTGCAAGAAATGTTGGATCTCCcagaatattcattgacttgtatTCTCTTTGACCCACTTGAGTGTAGGCAGAATGGGTAACAAGTGTGGGGGaagatatgcgtgtgtgtgtgtgtgcgcaccatGGTGGAGGGGGCATGGCAAGTACAGGGGGTTAGAGGGCGGtgggttccagctttctcccccttactccAGGCTGTGTGAagcagggtcccggcccaaaatgttgtctgtacctccacagatggtgccggaGAAACtgcaatcctccaacactttgtgtttcgttTAGTGCTGTAATGATATGAGATAGGCATTGGAACTGGGCAGTGCTACGGGCTGGAGTGGTGCTAGGCAGTGGTGCTGGGCAGTGGTGCTGGGCAGGATAACAGCACTGCTGTGGCACTGGGGATGCTGCTGCTCTAGGCACTGGTCCCATGATAGGTGCTACACTGGACACTGGTCTTAGGGTGCTCGACCAGGGGATgggtgctgtcgccaggatggGTGCTGGTCAAGGGATGGGTGCTGATTGGGGGGATGGGTGCTGGTCGGGGGATGGGTGCTGGTCAAGGGATGGGTGCTGGTCAAGGGATGGGTGCTAGTCAAGGGATGGGTGCTAGTCAAGGGATGGGTGCTAGTCAAGGGATGGGTGCTGGTCAAGGGATGGGTGCTGGTTGGGGGATGGGTGCTGGTCGGGGGGATGGGTGCTGGTCGGGGGGGTGGGTGCTGGTCAAGGGATGGGTGCTGGTCAAGGAATGGGTGCTGGTTGGGGGGATGGGTgctggttggggggggtgggtgctGGTCGGGGGGATGGGTGCTGGTCGGGGGGATGGGTGCTGGTCGAGGGGATGGGTGCTGGTCGGGGGGATGGGTGCTGGTCGGGGGGATGGGTGCTGGTCGGGGGGGTGGGTGCTGGTTGGGGATGGGTGCTGGTCGGGGGGATGGGTGCTGGTCGGGGGATGGGTGCTGGTCGGGGGGATGGGTGCTGGTCGAGGGGATGGGTGCTGGTCGGGGGATTGGGTGCTGGTTGGGGGATGGGTGCTGGTCGGGGGGGTGGGTGCTGGTTGGGGATGGGTGCTGGTTGGGGATGGGTGCTGGTCGGGGGGATGGGTGCTGGTCGGGGGGATGGGTGCTAGTCGAGGGATGGGTGCTGGTTGGGGGGATGGGTGCTGGTTGTGGAATGGGTGCTGGTTGTGGAATGGGTGCTGGTTGGGGGGATGGGTGCTGGTTGAGGGGATGGGTGCTGGCCGGGGGTGTGGGTGCTGGTTGGGGGGGATGGGTGCTGGTTGGGGGGATGGGTGCTGGTTGACGGGATGGGTGCTGGTCGGGGGGATGGGTGCTGGTCGGGGGGATGGGTGCTGGTCGGGGGGATGGGTGTTGGTCGGGGGGGGTGGGTACTGGTCGAGGGATGGGTGCTGGTTGGGGGGATGGGTGCTGGTAGGGGAATGGGTGCTGGCCGGGGGGGTGGGtgctggttggggggggatgagtGCTGGTCAAGAAATGGGTGCTGGTCGGTGGGATGGGAGCTGGTTGGGGGGATGGGTGCTGGCCGGGGGTGTGGGTGCTGGTTAAGGGGATGGGTGCTGTTTGGGGGATGGGTGCTGTTTGGGGGATGGGTGCTGGTTGAGGGGGTTGGTGCTGTTTGGGGGATGGGTGCTGTTTGGGGGATGGGTGCTGTTTGGGGGATGGGTGCTGTTTGGGGGATGGGTGCTGGTCGGGGGGATGGGTGCTTGTTGGGGGATGGGTGCTGGTTGGGGGATGGGTGCTGGTTGGGGGGATGGGTGCTGGTTGGGGGGATGGGTGCTGGTTGGGGGGATGGGTGCTGGTTGGGGTATGGATGCTGTTCACTGACAATGTACGGTCTGCTGGCACTGTGCCCGGACAGGCCGGAGCccactgcccctcctctccccagcGGGTGCTGCAGTGAGGCGGGTGCTGCAGTGAGGCCCGCGCTCCCCACCCCGGGGCCACTGACCTGAgcccagggggaggggggaataacATTAACCTGGGCCCGGCCCCCAGGGaggtgggtgaggggtgtggaggaGTGACACTACCCTACTCCTGGTCCTCCGGGCGGGGGGAGTAAATGGGTGAGGGGGAGCGGGGGggcgagtggggaggggggagggtgagtggggagggggggaggggcgtgACGTGACACTAACCCGTCCCCGGGCCTCGGGCCGCCAGCGCCGCCGCCATCCCTCACCGAAAccagaaccgggggggggggggggggggtcacagcgCCACCCTGCGGGCGGGAAGCGTTGGAGGACCAGCGTCTGTgtcacatagagtgatacagtgtggaaacaggcccttcggcccaacctgcccatactggccaacatgtcccagctacactagtcccacctgcctgcgcttggcccatatccctccaaacctgtcctatccatttacctgtctaaatgtttcttaaacgttgagatagtcccagcctcaactacctcctctggcagcttgttccatacacccactgtgtggaaaagtgacccctcagattcttattcaaTCTTCCTCCTCTCAAACTTATACctatgtcagccatgatcacaatgaatggcagtgctggctcgaagggccgaatggcctccccctgcacctattttttatgtttctatgtttctatgttcttgattcccctactccgtgtaaaatacactgtgcattcaccctgtctaagcAGCAGATATAGTccacctaattctgttcctagaatttACGAACCTTTGTTGTGGAAATATGAAAAGACATCCAGTGATGACTGAATTGAAAAAATCTAACGCATGAGCAAATATATTAAAGTGTTTTTGTGAAAGGCCATCAATTCAACAAGGGAAAGAGAGAATGGTGCAGATCTGAGATGGGAAGCACagaagaagatttatgaggaagttTGCAAAACAGATTCTAAAGGCAGCTAAACACGGACAAAACTTTGCAAAGAGAAAACAAATCAAAAGTGCGAATAAATGGTCAATAAAGAGGATTAGAAATTTAGAAGTCAGATGAAGTTCATCGTGGGAAGGGCATAGGGTATTGAGATTATAGATTAGAAGaggtccgacccaaaacatcacctatccatgttctccacagatgctgcctgcccagctgagttactccagcactctgtgaaacgtcacctatccatgttctccacagatgctgcctgacccactgagttactccagtattttgtgcctttttATTTGTAGATTACCCCGTCTGACTTGTCGATTCCTTCTTAATGTTTCATACATACAGAAAGTACAATAAATATTTAGCCGTCAGGCGACAACTGTGGAAAGCGAAACAGAATTCTCAGTCAGGCTGGTTACCTTTCACCAGAATTGGAAAATGAGAGGGACAAGATATTTTTAAGTTAGAGGGTATGTCAGGTGTGGTGGTAAAAACGGGGAAGGTCTGTAATGGGATAAAAGGTATGAGAAATGACACCGTCTTTTGCACACagagaattcactgcctcagagagcggtggaggccggttctctggataatttcaagagagagcca
It contains:
- the eci1 gene encoding enoyl-CoA delta isomerase 1, mitochondrial, with the translated sequence MAAALAARGPGTGRTSLYGITKLLHKHGRILCQLPCKSSSQRRAFTNKNMAVELDTNTGVAVIKMQKPPVNSLSLEFLTEFAISMEKLEMDRECRGVILTSSIPNIFSAGLDITEMYGKSPEHTGEFWRSVQEMWLKLYGSSLVTIAAINGASPAGGCLMAMSCDYRIMADRPKYQIGLNETKLGIVAPFWFKDTITNTIGTRAAELSLQLGLLYPAPEALRIGLVDHLVPQDKVMPTALSTMSEWLTIPDHARQITKAMMRKPALDRLLTQRESDIQNFVNFISKDSIQKSLEMYMGMLKQRKS